A window from Citrus sinensis cultivar Valencia sweet orange chromosome 3, DVS_A1.0, whole genome shotgun sequence encodes these proteins:
- the LOC102629263 gene encoding chloroplastic import inner membrane translocase subunit HP30-2 isoform X2, whose amino-acid sequence MEKGNEKVMSLVQLPQKAIKDVQFKLKELENGYKSWLAKQPLPVEAAIVTATTAINGAAIGAFLGVMTQDLTSSLPTPPPQSSLNPDAVAPFQQVQAVAGGPLVQARNFAVITGVNAGISCVMKRLRGKEDLQSSVVAAFGSGAAFSLVSGMGGANPAANAFTSGLLFAIFQGCSFKIGEMWQSTQRPTADDVYYARTRGMLDKLGLQNYTKNFKRGLLTDSTLPLLTDSALRDVRIPPGPRLLILDHIQSFCL is encoded by the exons atggaaaaaggaaatgagAAAGTGATGAGTTTGGTGCAATTGCCACAAAAAGCCATTAAAGATGTGCAGTTTAAGTTGAAGGAATTGGAGAATGGTTACAAGTCGTGGTTGGCGAAGCAGCCGTTGCCGGTCGAGGCGGCCATTGTGACTGCCACCACGGCGATCAACGGTGCTGCAATTGGTGCTTTTTTGGGAGTCATGACGCAAGACCTTACTTCATCTTTACCCACTCCACCGCCTCAGTCTTCCCTCAATCCTGACGCCGTAGCTCCTTTCCAGCAAGTCCAG GCTGTAGCTGGGGGTCCTTTGGTCCAAGCTCGTAACTTTGCTGTAATCACTGGTGTCAATGCTGGAATATCATGTGTCATGAAAAGACTCAGAGGCAAGGAGGATTTGCAGTCTAG TGTGGTGGCAGCTTTTGGTTCTGGTGCAGCGTTTTCTTTAGTGAGTGGCATGGGTGGTGCAAATCCGGCAGCGAATGCCTTCACTTCTGGACttctttttgcaatttttcAAGGTTGCTCTTTCAAG ATAGGTGAGATGTGGCAATCAACGCAGCGGCCCACTGCTGACGATGTGTATTATGCCAGAACAAGAGGCATGCTGGATAAGCTTGGCCTGCAGAATtacacaaaaaattttaagagagGCTTGTTAACGGATAGCACTTTGCCTTTGCTAACTGATAG TGCTCTTAGAGATGTGAGAATCCCTCCCGGACCAAGGCTTCTTATTCTTGATCACATTCAGAG TTTTTGTCTTTAG
- the LOC102629263 gene encoding chloroplastic import inner membrane translocase subunit HP30-2 isoform X1: MEKGNEKVMSLVQLPQKAIKDVQFKLKELENGYKSWLAKQPLPVEAAIVTATTAINGAAIGAFLGVMTQDLTSSLPTPPPQSSLNPDAVAPFQQVQAVAGGPLVQARNFAVITGVNAGISCVMKRLRGKEDLQSSVVAAFGSGAAFSLVSGMGGANPAANAFTSGLLFAIFQGCSFKIGEMWQSTQRPTADDVYYARTRGMLDKLGLQNYTKNFKRGLLTDSTLPLLTDSALRDVRIPPGPRLLILDHIQRDPELKKSR; encoded by the exons atggaaaaaggaaatgagAAAGTGATGAGTTTGGTGCAATTGCCACAAAAAGCCATTAAAGATGTGCAGTTTAAGTTGAAGGAATTGGAGAATGGTTACAAGTCGTGGTTGGCGAAGCAGCCGTTGCCGGTCGAGGCGGCCATTGTGACTGCCACCACGGCGATCAACGGTGCTGCAATTGGTGCTTTTTTGGGAGTCATGACGCAAGACCTTACTTCATCTTTACCCACTCCACCGCCTCAGTCTTCCCTCAATCCTGACGCCGTAGCTCCTTTCCAGCAAGTCCAG GCTGTAGCTGGGGGTCCTTTGGTCCAAGCTCGTAACTTTGCTGTAATCACTGGTGTCAATGCTGGAATATCATGTGTCATGAAAAGACTCAGAGGCAAGGAGGATTTGCAGTCTAG TGTGGTGGCAGCTTTTGGTTCTGGTGCAGCGTTTTCTTTAGTGAGTGGCATGGGTGGTGCAAATCCGGCAGCGAATGCCTTCACTTCTGGACttctttttgcaatttttcAAGGTTGCTCTTTCAAG ATAGGTGAGATGTGGCAATCAACGCAGCGGCCCACTGCTGACGATGTGTATTATGCCAGAACAAGAGGCATGCTGGATAAGCTTGGCCTGCAGAATtacacaaaaaattttaagagagGCTTGTTAACGGATAGCACTTTGCCTTTGCTAACTGATAG TGCTCTTAGAGATGTGAGAATCCCTCCCGGACCAAGGCTTCTTATTCTTGATCACATTCAGAG GGACCCCGAGCTGAAAAAGAGTCGATGA